The Syngnathus typhle isolate RoL2023-S1 ecotype Sweden linkage group LG3, RoL_Styp_1.0, whole genome shotgun sequence genome window below encodes:
- the add3a gene encoding adducin 3 (gamma) a isoform X9 translates to MASSMAGYNTSPLSLGMVIPINDLYNGETSAMVKGEKLTRCKLASLYRLVDLFNWAHFASSYITARISKEQDHILIIPRGLSFAEASASNLLKVNIIGEVIEQGSTNLSIDSAGFSPHAAIYSIRPDTRCVIHVHTPATAAVSSMKCGILPISQEALILGDIAYFNYNGNLDEPAERRELQKALGPTAKVLVLRNHGLVALGESMEEAFHYIHTAQYACEIQVNAISCAGSIDNLIVLDQEKYKSRVFAVASTVSENINSPYKWKIGELEFESLMRMLDNLGYRTGYAYRHPIMREKPRHKSDVEIPATVTAFMFEEDVDATHFPFKFLQHRQQREKTRWLNSPNSYTKVNVEGGDDRYNHNRTTTWMKAEETGTPIRIEDPNQFVPLNTDPKEVLQKRNKIREQNRCDLTTSGPRSQHLAGIPIDQPRQAEVQIHILPYVPTEEEQMAPLPPNPFSELSEKDLQEYHKNVEVRQLGLDGEHELTSDDGSTLSQSVSLTQSPQSTPAKAVNHAGLMNGKDNHCDANDELCKRVSQLNTSAESVEMTVRSADKIEEVLSQESSPSKSPNGKKKKKFRTPSFLKKNKKKEKTEA, encoded by the exons ATGGCGAGTTCAATGGCCGGTTACAACACTTCCCCACTAA GTTTGGGGATGGTCATACCCATTAACGACTTGTACAACGGGGAAACGAGTGCCATGGTGAAAGGAGAGAAGCTGACACGCTGTAAACTGGCCAGCCTCTACAGATTGGTGGACTTGTTTAACTGGGCCCACTTTGCCAGCTCCTATATCACC GCCCGAATCAGCAAAGAGCAAGATCACATCCTTATAATCCCCAGAGGGCTCTCCTTTGCTGAGGCGTCTGCATCAAACCTG CTGAAGGTCAACATCATCGGCGAGGTGATCGAGCAGGGTTCCACCAACCTGAGCATCGACTCGGCCGGTTTCAGCCCCCACGCCGCCATCTACTCGATACGTCCAGACACCCGCTGTGTCATCCATGTGCACACTCCTGCCACGGCTGCT GTGTCCTCTATGAAGTGCGGCATCCTGCCCATTTCTCAGGAGGCGCTCATCCTGGGTGACATCGCCTATTTCAATTACAATGGCAATCTCGATGAGCCAGCCGAGCGAAGAGAGCTGCAAAAAGCACTCGGGCCTACAGCAAAG GTTCTGGTGTTGCGCAATCATGGCTTGGTTGCTCTGGGTGAATCTATGGAAGAGGCCTTTCATTACATCCACACTGCGCAATATGCCTGTGAAATTCAG GTTAACGCCATCTCTTGTGCTGGCAGCATAGACAACCTGATTGTGCTTGACCAAGAGAAATACAAATCGCGAGTGTTCGCCGTGGCCTCAACAGTTTCCGAAAATATAAACAGCCCGTACAAGTGGAAGATCGGTGAACTGGAGTTTGAGTCACTGATGAGGATGCTGGATAACCTG GGCTACAGGACCGGTTATGCCTACCGCCATCCCATCATGCGTGAGAAACCGAGGCACAAGAGCGACGTGGAGATCCCCGCCACCGTCACGGCGTTCATGTTCGAAGAGGATGTGGACGCCACGCACTTTCCCTTCAAGTTCCTGCAGCACCGGCAGCAGCGGGAGAAGACGCGCTGGCTCAACTCACCGAACAGTTATACCAAGGTCAACGTGGAGGGCGGAGATGACCGCTACAACCACAACAGGACAACCACG TGGATGAAAGCAGAGGAGACTGGAACGCCAATCAGAATTGAGGACCCCAATCAATTTGTCCCTCTCAACACAGACCCCAAGGAGGTACTGCAGAAGAGAAACAAA ATCAGAGAGCAGAATCGATGCGACCTGACAACATCAGGGCCGCGATCACAGCACCTTGCTGGCATCCCAATTGATCAACCACGACAG GCTGAAGTGCAGATACACATTCTG CCATACGTGCCCACAGAGGAGGAGCAGATGGCCCCACTGCCTCCCAACCCTTTCAGTGAGCTGTCAGAGAAAGATTTGCAGGAGTATCACAAAAACGTGGAAGTGAGGCAACTGGGTCTCG ATGGCGAGCACGAACTAACCTCGGACGACGGCTCCACGCTCTCTCAGTCTGTGTCGCTCACCCAGTCCCCACAAAGCACTCCAGCTAAAG CAGTCAACCACGCGGGCCTGATGAACGGCAAGGATAACCACTGCGACGCCAACGACGAGCTGTGCAAGCGGGTCAGCCAGCTTAACACTAGCGCGGAGAGCGTGGAAATGACGGTGCGCTCGGCCGACAAGATCGAAGAGGTGTTGTCTCAGGAGAGCTCGCCCTCCAAGTCGCCCAAcggcaagaagaagaaaaagttccGCACGCCGTCCTTCCTcaagaagaacaaaaagaaagagaagacaGAGGCCTGA
- the add3a gene encoding adducin 3 (gamma) a isoform X3 translates to MSVDSHQGVVTTPPTPSGKTKERYFDRVNVNDPEYLRARKMSPDLRQDFNVLEQKKRVTQILQSPAFKEELESLIQEQQCKGNNPAGLLALRQIADFFMASSMAGYNTSPLSLGMVIPINDLYNGETSAMVKGEKLTRCKLASLYRLVDLFNWAHFASSYITARISKEQDHILIIPRGLSFAEASASNLLKVNIIGEVIEQGSTNLSIDSAGFSPHAAIYSIRPDTRCVIHVHTPATAAVSSMKCGILPISQEALILGDIAYFNYNGNLDEPAERRELQKALGPTAKVLVLRNHGLVALGESMEEAFHYIHTAQYACEIQVNAISCAGSIDNLIVLDQEKYKSRVFAVASTVSENINSPYKWKIGELEFESLMRMLDNLGYRTGYAYRHPIMREKPRHKSDVEIPATVTAFMFEEDVDATHFPFKFLQHRQQREKTRWLNSPNSYTKVNVEGGDDRYNHNRTTTWMKAEETGTPIRIEDPNQFVPLNTDPKEVLQKRNKIREQNRCDLTTSGPRSQHLAGIPIDQPRQPYVPTEEEQMAPLPPNPFSELSEKDLQEYHKNVEVRQLGLDGEHELTSDDGSTLSQSVSLTQSPQSTPAKAVNHAGLMNGKDNHCDANDELCKRVSQLNTSAESVEMTVRSADKIEEVLSQESSPSKSPNGKKKKKFRTPSFLKKNKKKEKTEA, encoded by the exons GCCTTCAAGGAGGAGTTGGAAAGTTTGATCCAAGAGCAGCAATGCAAAGGGAACAACCCCGCTGGTCTGTTGGCCCTCAGACAGATTGCAGACTTCTTCATGGCGAGTTCAATGGCCGGTTACAACACTTCCCCACTAA GTTTGGGGATGGTCATACCCATTAACGACTTGTACAACGGGGAAACGAGTGCCATGGTGAAAGGAGAGAAGCTGACACGCTGTAAACTGGCCAGCCTCTACAGATTGGTGGACTTGTTTAACTGGGCCCACTTTGCCAGCTCCTATATCACC GCCCGAATCAGCAAAGAGCAAGATCACATCCTTATAATCCCCAGAGGGCTCTCCTTTGCTGAGGCGTCTGCATCAAACCTG CTGAAGGTCAACATCATCGGCGAGGTGATCGAGCAGGGTTCCACCAACCTGAGCATCGACTCGGCCGGTTTCAGCCCCCACGCCGCCATCTACTCGATACGTCCAGACACCCGCTGTGTCATCCATGTGCACACTCCTGCCACGGCTGCT GTGTCCTCTATGAAGTGCGGCATCCTGCCCATTTCTCAGGAGGCGCTCATCCTGGGTGACATCGCCTATTTCAATTACAATGGCAATCTCGATGAGCCAGCCGAGCGAAGAGAGCTGCAAAAAGCACTCGGGCCTACAGCAAAG GTTCTGGTGTTGCGCAATCATGGCTTGGTTGCTCTGGGTGAATCTATGGAAGAGGCCTTTCATTACATCCACACTGCGCAATATGCCTGTGAAATTCAG GTTAACGCCATCTCTTGTGCTGGCAGCATAGACAACCTGATTGTGCTTGACCAAGAGAAATACAAATCGCGAGTGTTCGCCGTGGCCTCAACAGTTTCCGAAAATATAAACAGCCCGTACAAGTGGAAGATCGGTGAACTGGAGTTTGAGTCACTGATGAGGATGCTGGATAACCTG GGCTACAGGACCGGTTATGCCTACCGCCATCCCATCATGCGTGAGAAACCGAGGCACAAGAGCGACGTGGAGATCCCCGCCACCGTCACGGCGTTCATGTTCGAAGAGGATGTGGACGCCACGCACTTTCCCTTCAAGTTCCTGCAGCACCGGCAGCAGCGGGAGAAGACGCGCTGGCTCAACTCACCGAACAGTTATACCAAGGTCAACGTGGAGGGCGGAGATGACCGCTACAACCACAACAGGACAACCACG TGGATGAAAGCAGAGGAGACTGGAACGCCAATCAGAATTGAGGACCCCAATCAATTTGTCCCTCTCAACACAGACCCCAAGGAGGTACTGCAGAAGAGAAACAAA ATCAGAGAGCAGAATCGATGCGACCTGACAACATCAGGGCCGCGATCACAGCACCTTGCTGGCATCCCAATTGATCAACCACGACAG CCATACGTGCCCACAGAGGAGGAGCAGATGGCCCCACTGCCTCCCAACCCTTTCAGTGAGCTGTCAGAGAAAGATTTGCAGGAGTATCACAAAAACGTGGAAGTGAGGCAACTGGGTCTCG ATGGCGAGCACGAACTAACCTCGGACGACGGCTCCACGCTCTCTCAGTCTGTGTCGCTCACCCAGTCCCCACAAAGCACTCCAGCTAAAG CAGTCAACCACGCGGGCCTGATGAACGGCAAGGATAACCACTGCGACGCCAACGACGAGCTGTGCAAGCGGGTCAGCCAGCTTAACACTAGCGCGGAGAGCGTGGAAATGACGGTGCGCTCGGCCGACAAGATCGAAGAGGTGTTGTCTCAGGAGAGCTCGCCCTCCAAGTCGCCCAAcggcaagaagaagaaaaagttccGCACGCCGTCCTTCCTcaagaagaacaaaaagaaagagaagacaGAGGCCTGA
- the add3a gene encoding adducin 3 (gamma) a isoform X2: MSVDSHQGVVTTPPTPSGKTKERYFDRVNVNDPEYLRARKMSPDLRQDFNVLEQKKRVTQILQSPAFKEELESLIQEQQCKGNNPAGLLALRQIADFFMASSMAGYNTSPLSLGMVIPINDLYNGETSAMVKGEKLTRCKLASLYRLVDLFNWAHFASSYITARISKEQDHILIIPRGLSFAEASASNLLKVNIIGEVIEQGSTNLSIDSAGFSPHAAIYSIRPDTRCVIHVHTPATAAVSSMKCGILPISQEALILGDIAYFNYNGNLDEPAERRELQKALGPTAKVLVLRNHGLVALGESMEEAFHYIHTAQYACEIQVNAISCAGSIDNLIVLDQEKYKSRVFAVASTVSENINSPYKWKIGELEFESLMRMLDNLGYRTGYAYRHPIMREKPRHKSDVEIPATVTAFMFEEDVDATHFPFKFLQHRQQREKTRWLNSPNSYTKVNVEGGDDRYNHNRTTTWMKAEETGTPIRIEDPNQFVPLNTDPKEVLQKRNKIREQNRCDLTTSGPRSQHLAGIPIDQPRQAEVQIHILPYVPTEEEQMAPLPPNPFSELSEKDLQEYHKNVEVRQLGLDGEHELTSDDGSTLSQSVSLTQSPQSTPAKVNHAGLMNGKDNHCDANDELCKRVSQLNTSAESVEMTVRSADKIEEVLSQESSPSKSPNGKKKKKFRTPSFLKKNKKKEKTEA, translated from the exons GCCTTCAAGGAGGAGTTGGAAAGTTTGATCCAAGAGCAGCAATGCAAAGGGAACAACCCCGCTGGTCTGTTGGCCCTCAGACAGATTGCAGACTTCTTCATGGCGAGTTCAATGGCCGGTTACAACACTTCCCCACTAA GTTTGGGGATGGTCATACCCATTAACGACTTGTACAACGGGGAAACGAGTGCCATGGTGAAAGGAGAGAAGCTGACACGCTGTAAACTGGCCAGCCTCTACAGATTGGTGGACTTGTTTAACTGGGCCCACTTTGCCAGCTCCTATATCACC GCCCGAATCAGCAAAGAGCAAGATCACATCCTTATAATCCCCAGAGGGCTCTCCTTTGCTGAGGCGTCTGCATCAAACCTG CTGAAGGTCAACATCATCGGCGAGGTGATCGAGCAGGGTTCCACCAACCTGAGCATCGACTCGGCCGGTTTCAGCCCCCACGCCGCCATCTACTCGATACGTCCAGACACCCGCTGTGTCATCCATGTGCACACTCCTGCCACGGCTGCT GTGTCCTCTATGAAGTGCGGCATCCTGCCCATTTCTCAGGAGGCGCTCATCCTGGGTGACATCGCCTATTTCAATTACAATGGCAATCTCGATGAGCCAGCCGAGCGAAGAGAGCTGCAAAAAGCACTCGGGCCTACAGCAAAG GTTCTGGTGTTGCGCAATCATGGCTTGGTTGCTCTGGGTGAATCTATGGAAGAGGCCTTTCATTACATCCACACTGCGCAATATGCCTGTGAAATTCAG GTTAACGCCATCTCTTGTGCTGGCAGCATAGACAACCTGATTGTGCTTGACCAAGAGAAATACAAATCGCGAGTGTTCGCCGTGGCCTCAACAGTTTCCGAAAATATAAACAGCCCGTACAAGTGGAAGATCGGTGAACTGGAGTTTGAGTCACTGATGAGGATGCTGGATAACCTG GGCTACAGGACCGGTTATGCCTACCGCCATCCCATCATGCGTGAGAAACCGAGGCACAAGAGCGACGTGGAGATCCCCGCCACCGTCACGGCGTTCATGTTCGAAGAGGATGTGGACGCCACGCACTTTCCCTTCAAGTTCCTGCAGCACCGGCAGCAGCGGGAGAAGACGCGCTGGCTCAACTCACCGAACAGTTATACCAAGGTCAACGTGGAGGGCGGAGATGACCGCTACAACCACAACAGGACAACCACG TGGATGAAAGCAGAGGAGACTGGAACGCCAATCAGAATTGAGGACCCCAATCAATTTGTCCCTCTCAACACAGACCCCAAGGAGGTACTGCAGAAGAGAAACAAA ATCAGAGAGCAGAATCGATGCGACCTGACAACATCAGGGCCGCGATCACAGCACCTTGCTGGCATCCCAATTGATCAACCACGACAG GCTGAAGTGCAGATACACATTCTG CCATACGTGCCCACAGAGGAGGAGCAGATGGCCCCACTGCCTCCCAACCCTTTCAGTGAGCTGTCAGAGAAAGATTTGCAGGAGTATCACAAAAACGTGGAAGTGAGGCAACTGGGTCTCG ATGGCGAGCACGAACTAACCTCGGACGACGGCTCCACGCTCTCTCAGTCTGTGTCGCTCACCCAGTCCCCACAAAGCACTCCAGCTAAAG TCAACCACGCGGGCCTGATGAACGGCAAGGATAACCACTGCGACGCCAACGACGAGCTGTGCAAGCGGGTCAGCCAGCTTAACACTAGCGCGGAGAGCGTGGAAATGACGGTGCGCTCGGCCGACAAGATCGAAGAGGTGTTGTCTCAGGAGAGCTCGCCCTCCAAGTCGCCCAAcggcaagaagaagaaaaagttccGCACGCCGTCCTTCCTcaagaagaacaaaaagaaagagaagacaGAGGCCTGA
- the add3a gene encoding adducin 3 (gamma) a isoform X5 — translation MSVDSHQGVVTTPPTPSGKTKERYFDRVNVNDPEYLRARKMSPDLRQDFNVLEQKKRVTQILQSPAFKEELESLIQEQQCKGNNPAGLLALRQIADFFMASSMAGYNTSPLSLGMVIPINDLYNGETSAMVKGEKLTRCKLASLYRLVDLFNWAHFASSYITARISKEQDHILIIPRGLSFAEASASNLLKVNIIGEVIEQGSTNLSIDSAGFSPHAAIYSIRPDTRCVIHVHTPATAAVSSMKCGILPISQEALILGDIAYFNYNGNLDEPAERRELQKALGPTAKVLVLRNHGLVALGESMEEAFHYIHTAQYACEIQVNAISCAGSIDNLIVLDQEKYKSRVFAVASTVSENINSPYKWKIGELEFESLMRMLDNLGYRTGYAYRHPIMREKPRHKSDVEIPATVTAFMFEEDVDATHFPFKFLQHRQQREKTRWLNSPNSYTKVNVEGGDDRYNHNRTTTWMKAEETGTPIRIEDPNQFVPLNTDPKEVLQKRNKIREQNRCDLTTSGPRSQHLAGIPIDQPRQAEVQIHILPYVPTEEEQMAPLPPNPFSELSEKDLQEYHKNVEVRQLGLAVNHAGLMNGKDNHCDANDELCKRVSQLNTSAESVEMTVRSADKIEEVLSQESSPSKSPNGKKKKKFRTPSFLKKNKKKEKTEA, via the exons GCCTTCAAGGAGGAGTTGGAAAGTTTGATCCAAGAGCAGCAATGCAAAGGGAACAACCCCGCTGGTCTGTTGGCCCTCAGACAGATTGCAGACTTCTTCATGGCGAGTTCAATGGCCGGTTACAACACTTCCCCACTAA GTTTGGGGATGGTCATACCCATTAACGACTTGTACAACGGGGAAACGAGTGCCATGGTGAAAGGAGAGAAGCTGACACGCTGTAAACTGGCCAGCCTCTACAGATTGGTGGACTTGTTTAACTGGGCCCACTTTGCCAGCTCCTATATCACC GCCCGAATCAGCAAAGAGCAAGATCACATCCTTATAATCCCCAGAGGGCTCTCCTTTGCTGAGGCGTCTGCATCAAACCTG CTGAAGGTCAACATCATCGGCGAGGTGATCGAGCAGGGTTCCACCAACCTGAGCATCGACTCGGCCGGTTTCAGCCCCCACGCCGCCATCTACTCGATACGTCCAGACACCCGCTGTGTCATCCATGTGCACACTCCTGCCACGGCTGCT GTGTCCTCTATGAAGTGCGGCATCCTGCCCATTTCTCAGGAGGCGCTCATCCTGGGTGACATCGCCTATTTCAATTACAATGGCAATCTCGATGAGCCAGCCGAGCGAAGAGAGCTGCAAAAAGCACTCGGGCCTACAGCAAAG GTTCTGGTGTTGCGCAATCATGGCTTGGTTGCTCTGGGTGAATCTATGGAAGAGGCCTTTCATTACATCCACACTGCGCAATATGCCTGTGAAATTCAG GTTAACGCCATCTCTTGTGCTGGCAGCATAGACAACCTGATTGTGCTTGACCAAGAGAAATACAAATCGCGAGTGTTCGCCGTGGCCTCAACAGTTTCCGAAAATATAAACAGCCCGTACAAGTGGAAGATCGGTGAACTGGAGTTTGAGTCACTGATGAGGATGCTGGATAACCTG GGCTACAGGACCGGTTATGCCTACCGCCATCCCATCATGCGTGAGAAACCGAGGCACAAGAGCGACGTGGAGATCCCCGCCACCGTCACGGCGTTCATGTTCGAAGAGGATGTGGACGCCACGCACTTTCCCTTCAAGTTCCTGCAGCACCGGCAGCAGCGGGAGAAGACGCGCTGGCTCAACTCACCGAACAGTTATACCAAGGTCAACGTGGAGGGCGGAGATGACCGCTACAACCACAACAGGACAACCACG TGGATGAAAGCAGAGGAGACTGGAACGCCAATCAGAATTGAGGACCCCAATCAATTTGTCCCTCTCAACACAGACCCCAAGGAGGTACTGCAGAAGAGAAACAAA ATCAGAGAGCAGAATCGATGCGACCTGACAACATCAGGGCCGCGATCACAGCACCTTGCTGGCATCCCAATTGATCAACCACGACAG GCTGAAGTGCAGATACACATTCTG CCATACGTGCCCACAGAGGAGGAGCAGATGGCCCCACTGCCTCCCAACCCTTTCAGTGAGCTGTCAGAGAAAGATTTGCAGGAGTATCACAAAAACGTGGAAGTGAGGCAACTGGGTCTCG CAGTCAACCACGCGGGCCTGATGAACGGCAAGGATAACCACTGCGACGCCAACGACGAGCTGTGCAAGCGGGTCAGCCAGCTTAACACTAGCGCGGAGAGCGTGGAAATGACGGTGCGCTCGGCCGACAAGATCGAAGAGGTGTTGTCTCAGGAGAGCTCGCCCTCCAAGTCGCCCAAcggcaagaagaagaaaaagttccGCACGCCGTCCTTCCTcaagaagaacaaaaagaaagagaagacaGAGGCCTGA